A single Nocardioides bizhenqiangii DNA region contains:
- a CDS encoding MaoC family dehydratase, translating to MRKLEPGQVIPEWSLPMTPTTIVSTAIATRDWQDVHHDRDVAQAAGSKDIFMNILTTNGLVEKFVVDWVGHDCELKGIAIRLGAPAHPYDTLTFSGEVVAVEDGVAVLDVVGRVSLGDHVTGTVRVAQGVTR from the coding sequence ATGAGGAAGCTCGAGCCCGGCCAGGTCATCCCCGAGTGGAGCCTGCCGATGACCCCGACCACGATCGTCAGCACCGCGATCGCCACCCGTGACTGGCAGGACGTCCACCACGACCGTGACGTCGCCCAGGCTGCCGGGTCGAAGGACATCTTCATGAACATCCTGACCACCAACGGGTTGGTCGAGAAGTTCGTCGTCGACTGGGTCGGCCATGACTGCGAGCTCAAGGGCATCGCCATCCGGCTCGGCGCGCCCGCCCATCCCTACGACACCCTGACCTTCAGCGGGGAGGTCGTGGCGGTGGAGGACGGCGTCGCGGTCCTCGACGTCGTGGGGCGGGTCTCCCTCGGCGACCACGTGACCGGCACCGTCCGGGTGGCCCAAGGGGTGACCCGGTGA
- a CDS encoding Zn-ribbon domain-containing OB-fold protein — MIRPMVNRDSAYFWEGTQKGELRIQSCNACGVLRHPPGPACPRCGALDRGYVVASGLGTVFSYVVHRHPPIPGKELPIVIALIDLDEGVRMVGEVADVADDEIEIGIRLRVDFNRVDDDLTLPVWNRAVEETR; from the coding sequence GTGATCCGGCCGATGGTCAACCGCGACAGCGCGTACTTCTGGGAGGGCACGCAGAAGGGCGAGCTGCGGATCCAGAGCTGCAACGCGTGCGGCGTGCTCCGGCACCCACCGGGTCCCGCCTGCCCCCGGTGCGGTGCCCTCGACCGAGGCTACGTCGTCGCGTCCGGGCTCGGCACCGTCTTCTCCTATGTCGTGCACCGGCACCCGCCGATACCCGGCAAGGAGCTGCCGATCGTGATCGCGCTGATCGACCTCGACGAGGGCGTGCGGATGGTCGGCGAGGTCGCCGACGTGGCGGACGACGAGATCGAGATCGGGATCCGGCTGCGGGTCGACTTCAACCGGGTCGACGACGACCTGACGCTGCCTGTCTGGAACCGCGCCGTCGAGGAGACCCGATGA
- a CDS encoding FAS1-like dehydratase domain-containing protein yields MSQPAGDERHERIMTEADRIKALGEASESIAPYPVNQPTIGAWLDAMGYDNERFRSGEAPPSMAQVWTMPGLGRRRPDDDPLSRMMEVLTGEGFTAVLGTNCEQTYERYLKVGEELRVTTALDSVVGPKNTAMGLGYFVTSRNTWYSGEEKVASMLFRVLKFVPKDSS; encoded by the coding sequence ATGAGCCAACCTGCGGGAGACGAGCGCCATGAGCGGATCATGACGGAGGCCGATCGGATCAAGGCGCTCGGCGAGGCGTCGGAGTCCATCGCGCCGTACCCCGTCAACCAGCCGACGATCGGCGCCTGGCTGGACGCGATGGGCTACGACAACGAGCGGTTCCGGTCGGGCGAGGCCCCGCCGTCGATGGCACAGGTGTGGACCATGCCCGGCCTCGGTCGGCGCCGGCCCGACGACGATCCGCTGAGCCGGATGATGGAGGTCCTCACCGGCGAGGGCTTCACCGCCGTGCTCGGCACCAACTGCGAGCAGACCTACGAGCGCTATCTCAAGGTGGGTGAGGAGCTGCGGGTGACGACCGCGCTCGACTCGGTGGTGGGCCCCAAGAACACCGCCATGGGTCTCGGCTACTTCGTGACCTCCCGCAACACCTGGTACTCCGGCGAGGAGAAGGTGGCGAGCATGCTGTTCCGGGTGCTGAAGTTCGTCCCCAAGGACTCGTCGTGA
- a CDS encoding acyl-CoA dehydrogenase, which produces MEAEEISAVRAVVTEVLDRSGDWAAWQAAGLTALPLPEEYGGDGLGLEAVAVLLRESGRRAQRVPAWETICCSALTLAAHGTEAQRKEHLAAIAEGTVLTPALRDAPGAATTYANGRVTGRKATVTYADTAATLLVVARDGDSDMVTLVGPQGPGVTLLPASSSAGTPTFSVVLDDAPAEALDGDAAAYLRAVAAAGLTVTAAGVLAGARDLTADYVKGREQFGRALAEFQAVSLQMADVYIASRTLDLAADNAVWRVANGLPAADDLAVAAYWVSRVAPAAFRTCHHLHGGMGVDVTYPLIGYSSWGTDLAHVLDTLPGQVPVEDPTAKNLELTDDQRALKAELREWFAGLSEEFGHPSDPGAVEGAWDRHGPSYERLIKRMGADGWMGVGWPKEYGGHGLGEIEQTIFANEAQYHDVHLPAVTLQTVGPTLIRYGTEKQKQMFLPRILAGDVHFAIGYSEPDAGTDLASLRTTARLDPTTDCYVVNGQKMWTTGGHQADYLWLAVRTDPDAPKHKGISILIVDTKDPGYSWTPIVTADGSHHVNATYFNDVRVPVDMLVGEENQGWKLITTQLNHERVMLGPAGRIEGLRDRVIRWADAAGVRDEPDLVALLGEATAVFRVNELLNWAVARAAASGEVGVADASASKVFASDHVQHLIADLIAAVHRHGDAAEPETKELLDYLDSQAKRNLVLTFGGGVQEVQRELIAMFGLGLPRVPR; this is translated from the coding sequence GTGGAAGCTGAGGAGATCAGTGCGGTACGCGCGGTCGTCACCGAGGTGTTGGACCGCTCCGGCGACTGGGCTGCCTGGCAGGCGGCCGGACTGACCGCGCTCCCGCTTCCGGAGGAGTACGGCGGCGACGGGCTCGGTCTCGAGGCCGTCGCGGTGCTGCTGCGCGAGTCCGGCCGGCGCGCCCAGCGGGTGCCGGCGTGGGAGACGATCTGCTGCTCCGCCCTCACCCTCGCCGCCCACGGCACGGAGGCCCAGCGCAAGGAGCACCTCGCGGCGATCGCCGAGGGGACCGTGCTGACGCCCGCGCTGAGGGACGCGCCGGGGGCGGCCACGACGTACGCGAACGGGCGCGTGACCGGACGCAAGGCAACGGTCACCTATGCCGACACGGCCGCGACGCTGCTGGTCGTCGCCCGCGACGGCGACTCCGACATGGTCACCCTCGTTGGCCCGCAGGGTCCTGGTGTCACCCTGCTGCCCGCCAGCTCGTCGGCCGGCACGCCCACCTTCAGCGTGGTGCTTGACGACGCACCGGCCGAGGCGCTCGACGGGGACGCCGCGGCGTACCTCCGCGCGGTGGCGGCGGCGGGTCTGACGGTGACCGCCGCCGGGGTGCTTGCCGGCGCCCGCGACCTGACCGCCGACTACGTGAAGGGCAGGGAGCAGTTCGGTCGCGCCCTGGCCGAGTTCCAGGCGGTCTCACTGCAGATGGCCGACGTCTACATCGCGAGCCGCACCCTCGACCTGGCCGCGGACAACGCCGTGTGGCGCGTCGCCAACGGCCTGCCGGCCGCCGACGACCTCGCCGTCGCGGCCTACTGGGTGAGCCGGGTCGCACCCGCCGCGTTCCGCACCTGTCACCACCTGCACGGCGGCATGGGCGTCGACGTCACCTACCCGCTGATCGGCTACTCGAGCTGGGGCACCGACCTGGCCCACGTGCTCGACACCCTGCCCGGCCAGGTGCCGGTCGAGGACCCGACGGCCAAGAACCTCGAGCTGACCGACGACCAGCGCGCCCTCAAGGCAGAGCTGCGCGAGTGGTTCGCCGGCCTGTCGGAGGAGTTCGGCCACCCGTCCGACCCCGGCGCGGTCGAGGGCGCCTGGGACCGTCACGGACCGTCGTACGAGCGGCTGATCAAGCGGATGGGCGCAGACGGCTGGATGGGTGTCGGCTGGCCCAAGGAGTACGGCGGGCACGGCCTCGGCGAGATCGAGCAGACGATCTTCGCCAACGAGGCGCAGTACCACGACGTGCACCTGCCGGCCGTCACCCTGCAGACCGTCGGTCCGACGCTGATCCGCTACGGCACCGAGAAGCAGAAGCAGATGTTCCTGCCGCGGATCCTCGCCGGCGACGTCCACTTCGCGATCGGCTACAGCGAGCCGGACGCGGGCACCGACCTGGCGTCGTTGCGCACGACGGCCCGGCTCGACCCCACCACGGACTGCTACGTCGTCAACGGCCAGAAGATGTGGACCACCGGCGGCCACCAGGCCGACTACCTGTGGCTGGCGGTGCGCACCGACCCGGACGCGCCCAAGCACAAGGGCATCTCGATCCTCATCGTCGACACCAAGGACCCCGGCTACAGCTGGACCCCGATCGTCACCGCCGACGGGTCGCACCACGTCAACGCGACGTACTTCAACGACGTGCGCGTCCCGGTGGACATGCTGGTCGGCGAGGAGAACCAGGGCTGGAAGCTGATCACGACCCAGCTCAACCACGAGCGGGTGATGCTCGGCCCGGCCGGCCGGATCGAAGGCCTGCGCGACCGGGTGATCCGCTGGGCCGACGCAGCAGGGGTCCGGGACGAGCCGGACCTGGTCGCGCTGCTCGGCGAGGCCACGGCGGTCTTCCGGGTCAACGAGCTGCTCAACTGGGCGGTCGCGCGCGCCGCGGCGTCCGGAGAGGTCGGCGTCGCCGACGCATCCGCCTCCAAGGTGTTCGCCTCCGACCACGTGCAGCACCTGATCGCCGACCTGATCGCCGCCGTCCACCGGCACGGCGACGCCGCGGAACCGGAGACCAAGGAGCTCCTCGACTACCTGGACTCGCAGGCCAAGCGCAACCTGGTGCTGACCTTCGGCGGTGGCGTGCAGGAGGTGCAGCGCGAGCTGATCGCGATGTTCGGGCTCGGCCTGCCGAGGGTGCCGAGATGA
- a CDS encoding GTP-binding protein LepA: MPSALERRLTAHVDRLADEHPPLRIEDVDFTVHDPVAFDGRYGHVLDYMARVELEVDRNVLELTTMLPHPPEIDRYFYADVWQPQEIQHGRILDRLQVELGRAPAVADTDSVSAKLRLLGALAHLPAFQDVCRMLYYLTGMSTERSAVLAYNLLHNGTAAMGERAVAETIIGPIKRQEPGHFVFYQLSARGLWDQLARWQRWLVRRMRSVSFGPVGANTDEQRADLGEVMLTLGISEDAAFAAQAVRVERELLWAQDQGMDVPPYVLRAFRHAVELARARAAERDA, translated from the coding sequence GTGCCGTCCGCCCTCGAGCGTCGCCTCACCGCTCATGTCGACCGCCTCGCCGACGAGCACCCGCCACTGCGCATCGAGGACGTCGACTTCACCGTCCACGACCCGGTCGCCTTCGACGGCCGCTACGGGCACGTCCTCGACTACATGGCGCGGGTCGAGCTCGAGGTGGACCGCAACGTCCTGGAGCTGACCACGATGCTCCCGCACCCGCCGGAGATCGACCGCTACTTCTACGCCGACGTGTGGCAGCCGCAGGAGATCCAGCACGGACGGATCCTCGACCGGCTCCAGGTCGAGCTCGGACGGGCGCCGGCGGTGGCCGACACCGACTCGGTGAGCGCCAAGCTCCGGCTGCTCGGCGCCCTCGCCCACCTCCCGGCGTTCCAGGACGTCTGCCGGATGCTCTACTACCTGACCGGCATGTCGACCGAGCGGTCCGCGGTCCTCGCCTACAACCTCCTGCACAACGGGACCGCCGCGATGGGCGAGCGGGCGGTCGCGGAGACGATCATCGGGCCGATCAAGCGCCAGGAGCCCGGCCACTTCGTGTTCTACCAGCTCTCGGCGCGTGGCCTGTGGGACCAGCTGGCCCGCTGGCAGCGGTGGTTGGTGCGTCGGATGCGCTCGGTCTCCTTCGGGCCGGTGGGCGCCAACACGGACGAGCAGCGCGCGGACCTCGGTGAGGTGATGCTGACGCTCGGCATCAGCGAGGACGCCGCGTTCGCGGCGCAGGCCGTGCGGGTCGAGCGCGAGCTGCTCTGGGCGCAGGACCAGGGCATGGACGTCCCGCCGTACGTCCTGCGGGCGTTCCGGCACGCCGTCGAGCTCGCCCGGGCCCGGGCCGCCGAGCGGGACGCCTGA
- a CDS encoding alpha/beta fold hydrolase has translation MGVTPLAVVRTRMYLPWAPIPAGRMVELPGRGGSTYVTDSPGPDARSPTVVLLHALGCTGLLSWFPVIRPLSERFRVVTMDQRGHGRGIVTDDFSLAECADDVAALIDLLGLEDVIVAGYSMGSIVAQRVWRQHPDKVDGLVLCATTDRFQLTPAERAFFAGMGAGMLATRSISRSRTAIAAARAASDRLDLDPTDMHKWALREFRSTSPWAVGQALAALGRHHSRPWIGRIDVPTAVVVTTRDKVVRAERQVRLARSIPGATMHEVQAGHAACVLSAERFVPALIEATLTVNARRRDFQRRSRSA, from the coding sequence ATGGGGGTCACACCGCTTGCTGTCGTCCGCACCCGCATGTACCTGCCGTGGGCCCCGATCCCCGCCGGACGGATGGTCGAGCTGCCCGGCCGCGGCGGATCGACGTACGTCACTGACTCGCCGGGACCCGACGCCCGGTCGCCGACGGTCGTGCTGCTGCACGCCCTGGGGTGCACCGGCCTGCTGAGCTGGTTCCCCGTCATCCGGCCGCTGTCGGAGCGGTTCCGGGTCGTGACGATGGACCAGCGTGGGCACGGCCGCGGCATCGTCACCGACGACTTCTCACTGGCCGAGTGCGCCGACGACGTCGCCGCGCTGATCGACCTCCTCGGCCTCGAGGACGTCATCGTGGCGGGCTACTCGATGGGGTCGATCGTCGCCCAGCGCGTCTGGCGGCAGCATCCCGACAAGGTCGACGGGCTGGTGCTGTGCGCGACGACCGACCGGTTCCAGCTCACTCCTGCCGAACGGGCGTTCTTCGCCGGGATGGGCGCCGGCATGCTGGCGACGCGGAGCATCTCCCGCAGCCGTACGGCGATCGCCGCCGCCCGCGCCGCGTCCGACCGGCTCGACCTCGATCCCACCGACATGCACAAGTGGGCGCTGCGTGAGTTCCGGTCCACCAGCCCGTGGGCGGTCGGTCAGGCGTTGGCGGCCCTCGGACGGCACCACTCGCGACCCTGGATCGGCCGGATCGACGTACCGACCGCCGTCGTCGTCACCACCAGGGACAAGGTGGTCCGTGCCGAGCGTCAGGTCCGCCTGGCCCGCTCGATCCCGGGCGCGACGATGCACGAGGTGCAGGCGGGCCACGCCGCCTGCGTGCTGAGCGCCGAGCGGTTCGTGCCCGCCCTGATCGAAGCCACGCTCACCGTCAACGCCCGCCGCCGGGACTTCCAGCGGCGCAGCCGGAGCGCCTGA
- a CDS encoding WS/DGAT/MGAT family O-acyltransferase, with the protein MDRLSGLDASFLYLETPAQLMHVCAVMVLDQSTMPTPYTFADLMAHIDDSVHDVPAFTRKIRGVPMGLDHPVWVRDQQFDIERHVHRLAVPSPGGYRELMDLCAHLAALPLDRSRPLWEMWVIEGYRPDGPDGAAGDEKVVVFSKMHHATVDGVSGSNLISHLCSLEPDAPPLAPEEKPSPTRDPKRPELLARGVIGVATRPVTLFKVIGPSAELITKSIGRAREGTAMAAPFSAPRTSFNGTITAHRTIALADVDLDDIREIKKATGSTVNDVVLTLCGGALRSYLAERGELPESSLMATVPVSVRESSKRTQGANKVSALFTKLGTDIDDPLERLEMLAERNRNAKDHHNAISADALQDWAEFAAPRTFGLAVRTYANLRLAEKHPVVHNLVISNVPGPPVPLYFMGARIEALYPLGPVFHGAGLNITVMSNAGMVHVGAIACRESVPDGDALVQHFPGELERLRTAVAKR; encoded by the coding sequence ATGGACCGATTGTCAGGACTCGACGCGAGCTTCCTGTACCTCGAGACCCCCGCCCAGCTGATGCACGTCTGCGCGGTGATGGTGCTCGACCAGAGCACCATGCCGACGCCGTACACCTTCGCCGACCTGATGGCGCACATCGACGACAGCGTCCACGACGTGCCGGCGTTCACGCGCAAGATCCGCGGCGTGCCGATGGGCCTGGACCACCCGGTCTGGGTGCGCGACCAGCAGTTCGACATCGAGCGCCACGTGCACCGGCTGGCCGTGCCGAGCCCGGGCGGCTACCGCGAGCTGATGGACCTGTGCGCCCACCTCGCGGCCCTTCCGCTCGACCGGTCGCGGCCGCTCTGGGAGATGTGGGTGATCGAGGGATACCGGCCCGACGGCCCCGACGGTGCTGCCGGCGACGAGAAGGTCGTGGTGTTCTCGAAGATGCACCACGCCACCGTCGACGGCGTCTCCGGCTCGAACCTGATCTCGCACCTGTGCTCGCTGGAGCCGGACGCCCCGCCGCTCGCGCCGGAGGAGAAGCCGAGCCCGACGCGCGACCCCAAACGCCCCGAGCTCCTCGCCCGCGGCGTGATCGGCGTCGCCACCAGGCCGGTCACCCTGTTCAAGGTCATCGGCCCCTCGGCCGAGCTGATCACCAAGAGCATCGGTCGCGCCCGCGAGGGCACCGCCATGGCGGCGCCGTTCTCAGCGCCGCGGACGTCGTTCAACGGCACCATCACCGCCCACCGCACGATCGCCCTCGCCGACGTCGACCTCGACGACATCCGCGAGATCAAGAAGGCGACCGGCAGCACCGTCAACGACGTGGTCCTCACCCTGTGCGGCGGCGCCCTCCGCTCCTACCTCGCCGAGCGCGGCGAGCTCCCCGAGTCGTCGCTGATGGCGACGGTGCCGGTGAGCGTGCGGGAGTCCTCGAAGCGGACCCAGGGCGCCAACAAGGTGTCCGCGCTGTTCACCAAGCTCGGCACCGACATCGACGACCCGTTGGAGCGGCTCGAGATGCTCGCCGAGCGCAACCGCAACGCGAAGGACCACCACAACGCGATCAGCGCGGACGCGCTCCAGGACTGGGCGGAGTTCGCCGCCCCGCGGACGTTCGGGCTGGCGGTGCGCACCTACGCCAACCTGCGTCTCGCCGAGAAGCACCCGGTGGTCCACAACCTGGTGATCTCCAACGTGCCGGGGCCACCGGTGCCGCTGTACTTCATGGGTGCGCGGATCGAGGCGCTCTACCCGCTGGGGCCGGTCTTCCACGGCGCCGGCCTCAACATCACGGTGATGTCGAACGCCGGGATGGTGCACGTCGGCGCCATCGCCTGCCGGGAGTCCGTGCCCGACGGCGACGCCCTCGTGCAGCACTTCCCCGGCGAGCTCGAGCGGCTCCGCACGGCCGTGGCCAAGCGCTGA
- a CDS encoding alpha/beta hydrolase — MVNGYVARQAVTAALTANAIRPFPGFRAGVPAFFAGWLTGELAPHVLALTATDTAAQLARGRRDPLGLALAGASAVGLGYLIGQSRRAVHIAEDALVEALGVDYVEQLDEAPSPADLATPWGRVVNPFAFGRARRKAGVQVKRDVPFAPYGKRGMLDIYTSTNTPSSGAPVLLQVHGGAWVIGTKEQQGLALMEHLAAKGWVCVAVNYRLAPRDRWPAHIVDVKQAIAWIKDNIAGYGGDPDYIAITGGSAGGHLTSLAALTPNDPEFQPGFEDKDTTVQVAVPHYGVYDMSGVTGNRNVELMRDHFLSKRVFPEPYSAAPEVYEAATPLLRVTPEAPDFFLLHGRNDTLVGVEQARELVERLRETSKRSVVYAELPHAQHAFDVFPSIRSQHIVRAIDRYLHWHWNMWRVEQGRN; from the coding sequence ATGGTCAACGGATACGTCGCGCGCCAGGCGGTCACCGCCGCACTCACCGCCAACGCGATCCGCCCGTTCCCCGGCTTCCGGGCCGGCGTCCCGGCGTTCTTCGCCGGCTGGCTGACCGGCGAGCTCGCCCCGCACGTCCTCGCCCTGACCGCGACCGACACCGCGGCCCAGCTCGCGCGCGGTCGTCGCGACCCGCTCGGCCTCGCCCTTGCGGGCGCGAGCGCGGTCGGGCTGGGCTACCTCATCGGTCAGAGCCGCCGGGCGGTCCACATCGCGGAGGACGCGCTGGTCGAGGCCCTCGGTGTCGACTACGTCGAGCAGCTCGACGAGGCGCCGAGCCCGGCCGACCTCGCGACGCCGTGGGGTCGCGTGGTCAACCCGTTCGCGTTCGGGCGCGCCCGCCGCAAGGCCGGTGTGCAGGTCAAGCGCGACGTGCCGTTCGCGCCGTACGGCAAGCGCGGCATGCTCGACATCTACACGTCGACCAACACCCCGTCGTCAGGTGCGCCGGTCCTGCTCCAGGTCCACGGCGGCGCCTGGGTCATCGGCACCAAGGAGCAGCAGGGCCTCGCCCTGATGGAGCACCTCGCCGCCAAGGGCTGGGTGTGCGTGGCGGTCAACTACCGGCTCGCACCGCGCGACCGGTGGCCGGCGCACATCGTCGACGTCAAGCAGGCGATCGCCTGGATCAAGGACAACATCGCCGGCTACGGCGGCGATCCCGACTACATCGCGATCACGGGTGGCTCCGCGGGCGGGCACCTCACCTCGCTCGCCGCCCTCACCCCGAACGACCCGGAGTTCCAGCCCGGGTTCGAGGACAAGGACACCACCGTGCAGGTCGCGGTGCCCCACTACGGCGTCTACGACATGTCCGGGGTGACCGGCAACCGCAACGTCGAGCTGATGCGGGACCACTTCCTCTCCAAGCGGGTCTTCCCGGAGCCGTACTCAGCCGCACCGGAGGTCTACGAGGCCGCCACCCCGTTGCTGCGGGTCACCCCGGAGGCCCCTGACTTCTTCCTCCTGCACGGCCGCAACGACACCCTCGTCGGCGTCGAGCAGGCGCGTGAGCTCGTGGAGCGGCTGCGGGAGACGTCGAAACGGTCCGTGGTGTACGCCGAGCTCCCCCATGCCCAGCACGCGTTCGACGTCTTCCCCTCGATCCGGTCGCAGCACATCGTGCGCGCCATCGACCGTTACCTGCACTGGCACTGGAACATGTGGCGCGTGGAGCAGGGTCGCAATTAG
- a CDS encoding acyl-CoA dehydrogenase, whose product MSIGITDEHQELAASLRKWATSLGAVEAVRAAEGRVDERFDDIWAAAEEMGVAAIALPEAAGGGGGTVLDEAVALEACAYELVPGGLLGAAIGAIVTGTPGRHGVQVHPGGLVWDGGTAGAADALDGLDLSARHGAPVEGGEIDERVRRTAVTLAAAEASGVARWCLDTAVEYAKVREQFGKPIGSFQAIKHLCAEMLETAEAVTAAAWDAACTADAADDEQWAFAVDVAQAVCFSGAVEVAKACIQVLGGIGFTYEHDAHLYLRRAVSLRALVGSADSAATRLTEAAVGGVRRRVDVDLGGLDEPLRAEARATAERITGLPAAEQRAALVETGYLTPHWPAPYGLAADPVTQVVIDQELARAGVARPDLVIAGWAVPTILQHGTDAQRERFVRPSLLGELTWCQLFSEPGAGSDLASLRMRAERVDGGWRLTGQKVWNSVAERADWGICLARTDPDVPQHQGITYFLVDMRSPGIEVRPLREITGEALFNEVFLDDVFVPDDCVVAEPGDGWRLARTTLANERVAMASARLGKSVERAVDLAGAGLGPVEAARVGHAVALATVCGLLAVRTTLRAIGGHGPGAESSVAKLLGVRSRQSSSELVVELQGDAVAATGAIERDADGLAADVWEMLNTRCLSIAGGTTQILRNVVGERILGLPR is encoded by the coding sequence ATGTCGATCGGGATCACCGACGAGCACCAGGAGCTGGCCGCGAGCCTGCGCAAGTGGGCGACCAGCCTCGGCGCCGTCGAGGCGGTGCGCGCCGCCGAGGGACGGGTCGACGAGCGCTTCGACGACATCTGGGCCGCCGCCGAGGAGATGGGCGTCGCCGCGATCGCCCTGCCCGAGGCGGCTGGCGGGGGCGGCGGCACGGTCCTCGACGAGGCCGTCGCGCTCGAGGCGTGCGCCTACGAGCTGGTGCCGGGCGGTCTGCTCGGTGCGGCCATCGGCGCGATCGTCACCGGTACGCCCGGGCGGCACGGTGTGCAGGTCCACCCCGGTGGCCTGGTCTGGGACGGCGGGACCGCAGGGGCCGCCGACGCGTTGGACGGGCTGGACCTGAGCGCACGGCACGGTGCGCCGGTCGAAGGTGGCGAGATCGACGAGCGGGTCCGCCGTACGGCGGTGACGCTGGCGGCCGCCGAGGCCTCCGGCGTGGCCCGCTGGTGCCTCGACACCGCGGTGGAGTACGCCAAGGTGCGCGAGCAGTTCGGCAAGCCGATCGGGTCCTTCCAGGCGATCAAGCACCTCTGCGCCGAGATGCTCGAGACGGCCGAGGCCGTGACCGCGGCGGCGTGGGACGCGGCCTGCACCGCGGATGCAGCGGACGACGAGCAGTGGGCGTTCGCGGTCGACGTCGCTCAGGCGGTCTGCTTCAGCGGCGCGGTCGAGGTCGCCAAGGCCTGCATCCAGGTGCTCGGCGGGATCGGCTTCACCTACGAGCACGACGCCCACCTCTACCTGCGGCGGGCGGTGTCTCTGCGGGCGCTGGTCGGGTCGGCCGACTCAGCGGCAACCCGGCTGACCGAGGCCGCCGTCGGGGGAGTACGACGCCGCGTGGACGTCGACCTCGGTGGGCTCGACGAGCCGCTCCGGGCCGAGGCCCGGGCCACCGCTGAGCGGATCACCGGCCTTCCCGCGGCCGAGCAACGGGCGGCGCTGGTCGAGACCGGCTACCTCACTCCGCACTGGCCCGCGCCGTACGGCCTGGCCGCCGATCCGGTGACCCAGGTCGTCATCGACCAGGAGCTCGCCCGCGCCGGCGTGGCCCGCCCGGACCTGGTGATCGCCGGCTGGGCGGTCCCCACGATCCTGCAGCACGGCACGGATGCGCAGCGCGAGAGGTTCGTGCGCCCGTCGCTCCTCGGCGAGCTCACCTGGTGCCAGCTGTTCTCCGAGCCGGGCGCCGGCTCCGACCTGGCCTCGCTGCGGATGCGCGCCGAGCGGGTCGACGGCGGCTGGCGACTGACCGGGCAGAAGGTCTGGAACTCCGTCGCCGAGCGGGCCGACTGGGGCATCTGCCTGGCCCGGACCGATCCCGACGTTCCCCAGCACCAGGGCATCACCTACTTCCTCGTCGACATGAGGTCGCCCGGGATCGAGGTGCGGCCGCTCCGCGAGATCACCGGAGAGGCGCTGTTCAACGAGGTGTTCCTCGACGACGTGTTCGTGCCGGACGACTGCGTCGTCGCCGAGCCCGGTGACGGCTGGCGGCTCGCGCGCACCACGCTCGCCAACGAGCGGGTCGCGATGGCGAGCGCCCGGCTGGGCAAGAGCGTCGAGCGGGCGGTCGACCTGGCCGGCGCTGGTCTGGGACCCGTCGAGGCCGCCCGGGTCGGGCACGCCGTCGCGCTGGCGACCGTGTGCGGCCTGCTCGCTGTCCGGACCACGCTGCGCGCGATCGGCGGACACGGACCGGGTGCGGAGTCGAGCGTCGCCAAGCTGCTCGGCGTACGCAGCCGCCAGTCGTCGTCGGAGCTCGTCGTCGAGCTCCAGGGCGACGCGGTGGCGGCGACCGGTGCGATCGAGCGCGACGCCGACGGCCTCGCCGCCGACGTCTGGGAGATGCTCAACACCCGCTGCCTGTCGATCGCGGGCGGTACGACGCAGATCCTGCGCAACGTCGTGGGCGAGCGGATCCTCGGCCTGCCGCGCTGA